The following is a genomic window from uncultured Draconibacterium sp..
TAATATTTACCAAAAATAAATTTTAACATTATGAAAAAATATATATTATTATCAATGTTTGCTTTGTTGCTTTGCATATCAAGTTGTAAGGACGGAGCTGACTATGGCGATGCCATATACGTAACAGGGACTTTGTCCTCAAATAATATAAAGTTCTTGGTTGACGGACAATCGAGCATGGGATTTACCGTATCCTCTACAGCCAGAGCAGAATCTGATATTGTTGTGCATGTAGAAGAAGCTCCGGGATTACTTGATGAATACAATACTTCAACCGGACGTAATTGCCAATTACCCCCAACAGGAAGTTATTCGTTAAATGAATCGGAAGTTGTAATTGAAAGAGGAAAAGCAATTTCTACACAAATAGAAATTACGGCTGATGCCGATCAATTACAAGAAGGTGTATCATATTGTGTTCCTGTAACTATTTCTAACGTTGAAGGTGGAGACATAGACGTATTAGAATGTTCCGGAACAGCATATGTTATGCTTACCAAGGTTATTGATATTAAAGCAGCTTACTTAGCAAAGAGTGGGTGTTTTGATATTCCGGGTTTTGGTGGCGACGATAGTCCAGTTAAAGCTCTTGGTGCTATGACTTTAGAAATGAAAGTACTGCCAAAATCGTTTAGTGGCATTAGTTCACTTTGCGGTTGCGAAGAGAATTTTCTCTTTCGTTTTGGCGATGGAGCCGGTAATCCTGCAAATAAGCTGCAATTATCCAAAGGTTCTATTGGATCTGCTACACACCCTGATGCAAAAGACCACTACGAATCATGGGTTGATCAGGAATTCGATACAGGTCACTGGTTACACTTTGCTGCAGTTTACGATGGTCAATACTTACGTGTATATCTTGATGGCGAACAAATTCATTTTGTTGAAACCAACAACGGAGGAACCATTAATTTAAGCATGGCTTACGACGGACACTCATGGGACGATACTTTTGCTATTGGACGCTCTGTAGGACATCAGCGCTTCTTCGACGGCTACGTAAGCGAATGTCGTGTGTGGAACGTAGCTCGTACAGTTAATGAATTGCAAGATGGAATCTGTTATGTTGATCCAACCAGTGAAGGACTTGTTGCTTACTGGCGTTTCAATGGAGAAACTCAAAACGACGGAACCGTACTCGATATGACAGGACATGGATACAATGCTGTGCCTTATGGCGCAATTCAATATGTTGACGATCAGAAATGTCCTTACTAATCATGATAAATAAGCAAAGGTTAAATAGATTTAGTTAGTTTAGAAACCAAGCCCCGGGGAAATATTTTCCTGGGGCTTATTCTTAAACAAATGTTTGAAATTAGATACTAAGCATTTTATAACTAAAATGAAACTTATAGATACAACAATAACCCGCTTAGAAAGAAACAACACCGATCCTGACTCTGCTTTACTGATTGCTTCTTTGATGTTATTCTCTGCAATTTTTATAATGTTCTTTGCTGTTACCAGATTGGTTATTCTTATTTCAAATTAAAAAAATGTCTGTAAAAGAAGAAAAAATCATTCACCCAGCAAAATGGGTGCCAACGGCTTATTTTGCAATGGGTTTGCCATATATTGCCATTGCACAGGCTTCCGTTTTAATGTTTCAGAGTTTTGGAATTTCTGATGCCTTAATTGCATTCTGGACTTCATTAATTATGCTGCCTTGGACATTAAAACCTTTTTGGAGTCCGATTTTGGAAATGTTTAAAACAAAAAAATATTTTGTAGTAGGTACGCAGT
Proteins encoded in this region:
- a CDS encoding DUF1735 and LamG domain-containing protein — protein: MKKYILLSMFALLLCISSCKDGADYGDAIYVTGTLSSNNIKFLVDGQSSMGFTVSSTARAESDIVVHVEEAPGLLDEYNTSTGRNCQLPPTGSYSLNESEVVIERGKAISTQIEITADADQLQEGVSYCVPVTISNVEGGDIDVLECSGTAYVMLTKVIDIKAAYLAKSGCFDIPGFGGDDSPVKALGAMTLEMKVLPKSFSGISSLCGCEENFLFRFGDGAGNPANKLQLSKGSIGSATHPDAKDHYESWVDQEFDTGHWLHFAAVYDGQYLRVYLDGEQIHFVETNNGGTINLSMAYDGHSWDDTFAIGRSVGHQRFFDGYVSECRVWNVARTVNELQDGICYVDPTSEGLVAYWRFNGETQNDGTVLDMTGHGYNAVPYGAIQYVDDQKCPY